From Planctomycetota bacterium, a single genomic window includes:
- a CDS encoding ATP-binding protein: protein VIEEGAGDFDIHSDARLLDLILKNLIENAIKFTPEGGEVRVGMELRDTEDAATELVLSVADTGIGISPEQQDRVFERFYQVDQARTTADGRGTGLGLAIVKHAAVALGGKVRLDSLLGRGTTVTIVVPQPAPIQEDGAALEMADA from the coding sequence TCGTCATCGAAGAGGGGGCCGGCGACTTCGACATTCACAGCGACGCTCGGCTGCTCGACCTGATTCTCAAGAACCTCATCGAGAACGCGATCAAGTTCACGCCCGAGGGTGGCGAGGTGCGTGTCGGCATGGAGCTGCGCGACACCGAAGACGCTGCCACCGAGTTGGTTTTGTCGGTCGCGGATACCGGCATCGGCATCTCGCCGGAGCAGCAGGATCGCGTGTTCGAGCGGTTCTACCAGGTCGATCAGGCCCGTACGACCGCTGACGGCCGCGGCACCGGGCTGGGCTTGGCGATTGTCAAGCACGCCGCCGTCGCGCTCGGCGGCAAGGTCCGGCTCGACTCGTTGCTCGGTCGCGGTACCACCGTCACGATCGTCGTCCCACAGCCAGCTCCAATCCAGGAGGATGGGGCCGCGTTGGAGATGGCCGATGCCTAG
- a CDS encoding bifunctional 5,10-methylenetetrahydrofolate dehydrogenase/5,10-methenyltetrahydrofolate cyclohydrolase: MPDPAHIIDGTAIAAEARREVKGRVAHLRSLGKPVRLVAMLFGSPPGAQIYAQRQGEACAEVGIDYELKQLPADITQADAEAELFTLNDDPDVTGIMVHLPLPPALDHYALQGHIRVTKDVEGVTPANIGHVVYGRTLIAPCTALAAYELVRSTGIDLRGAEATVVGASEIAGKPVSLLLTQAEATVTICHKLTRDLIAHTSKADILIVAAGYPNLIGPDHVREGAVVIDIGINRVMTFDGKKKTVGDVDFDRVQHKAGRITPVPGGVGPMTVAMLLRNTVRAAELAAGIEKPWFSNADVGAT; the protein is encoded by the coding sequence ATGCCCGACCCGGCGCACATCATCGACGGCACCGCGATCGCGGCCGAGGCTCGCCGCGAGGTCAAGGGACGTGTCGCCCATCTCCGTTCGCTCGGCAAGCCGGTTCGCCTCGTCGCGATGCTTTTTGGCAGCCCGCCCGGTGCGCAGATTTATGCCCAACGTCAAGGAGAAGCGTGCGCCGAAGTCGGCATCGACTACGAACTGAAGCAACTCCCGGCCGACATCACGCAAGCCGACGCTGAAGCCGAGCTGTTCACGCTCAACGATGACCCGGACGTCACCGGCATCATGGTGCATTTGCCGTTGCCGCCGGCGCTGGATCACTACGCGTTGCAGGGGCATATCCGCGTGACCAAGGATGTCGAAGGTGTGACGCCGGCCAACATTGGGCACGTCGTATACGGCCGGACGCTGATCGCACCGTGCACCGCGTTGGCTGCCTACGAGTTGGTCCGGAGCACGGGCATCGACCTGCGTGGTGCGGAGGCGACGGTGGTCGGCGCGAGCGAGATTGCCGGCAAGCCGGTGTCGCTCCTGCTCACCCAGGCCGAGGCGACGGTCACGATCTGCCACAAGCTCACGCGGGACCTGATCGCCCACACAAGCAAGGCAGACATCCTGATCGTCGCGGCCGGGTATCCGAATCTCATCGGCCCCGACCACGTTCGCGAAGGGGCCGTTGTGATCGACATCGGCATCAACCGCGTCATGACGTTCGATGGCAAAAAGAAGACCGTCGGCGATGTCGACTTCGATCGCGTTCAACACAAGGCCGGCCGGATCACCCCCGTCCCCGGCGGCGTCGGACCCATGACCGTCGCGATGCTTTTGCGTAACACCGTCCGCGCCGCCGAGTTGGCGGCGGGTATCGAAAAGCCGTGGTTTTCTAACGCGGATGTGGGTGCGACTTAA
- the melA gene encoding alpha-galactosidase produces MSHKIAFIGAGSVVFSRNLTGDLLQYPAFADATFTYMDIDADRLDVGAALCRKVADALGVKPTIEKTMNQREAIEGADFVVCMVQIGGFSSTLVDFEIPRRYGLNFTIADTTGPGGIFRALRTYPFMEQLARDILDYAKPDAWLLNYSNPMSANMQSLLRPNDHALNAVGLCHSVQGTYGELMGDLGIPEDQGRFKVAGINHMAFFLELRHKDRDLYDELFARADEFIAAGKNKVRYELMKRLGYFITESSEHNAEYSAHFLPHDGYAAEFDVPIDEYLRRCDGIVDEFARLVAFSKSDEPMPREKIKKSHEYGSVIANSIVTGEPKVVYGNLPNFGAIPNLPDTAIVETPTLVDANGCHPTRVDPLPPQLVNYVTPHLMQHELFITAAMEGRRDAVYQACFADPLTAATLPMDKIVDMCDELITAHGDLLPDLDRTPSRTPGSGKTFMPPTPEELRASWDQAKQHTSDEDVLSRWHLLGPVEDVEAVRDTYAGNGRLDVSGWAAGEVAAGKEQVMVGDTLKLQWKSRPAFAYTEFDSVHARSARIRTAAGENCVIWINGTQVHDEGGRAQIEAELRQGTNSMLILLRNPDHSTKLAAFLEKPNF; encoded by the coding sequence GTGTCCCACAAGATCGCATTCATCGGTGCCGGCTCGGTCGTGTTCAGCCGCAACCTCACTGGAGACCTGCTCCAGTATCCGGCCTTCGCCGATGCGACGTTCACCTACATGGACATCGACGCCGACCGGCTCGATGTTGGTGCGGCGCTTTGTCGGAAGGTCGCCGATGCGTTGGGCGTGAAGCCGACGATCGAAAAGACGATGAACCAGCGGGAGGCGATCGAGGGTGCCGACTTCGTCGTGTGCATGGTTCAGATAGGCGGCTTCAGCTCCACGCTCGTCGACTTCGAAATCCCCCGTCGTTACGGGCTCAACTTCACGATCGCCGACACCACCGGCCCTGGCGGGATCTTCCGCGCGCTACGGACCTATCCGTTCATGGAGCAGCTCGCGCGCGACATCCTCGATTACGCCAAGCCGGACGCCTGGCTGCTTAACTACAGCAACCCGATGAGCGCGAACATGCAGTCGCTGCTACGGCCCAACGACCACGCGCTCAACGCCGTCGGGCTCTGTCACAGCGTGCAGGGCACTTACGGCGAACTGATGGGCGATCTCGGTATTCCCGAGGATCAGGGCCGGTTTAAGGTCGCGGGCATCAACCACATGGCGTTCTTCCTCGAACTTCGGCACAAGGACCGTGATCTTTACGATGAGCTCTTCGCCCGGGCTGACGAGTTCATCGCCGCCGGCAAGAACAAGGTTCGCTACGAGTTGATGAAACGGCTGGGCTATTTCATCACCGAAAGTTCCGAGCACAACGCCGAGTATTCCGCCCACTTCCTGCCTCACGACGGCTACGCGGCCGAGTTCGACGTGCCGATCGACGAGTATCTGAGGCGCTGCGACGGCATCGTCGACGAGTTCGCGCGGCTCGTGGCATTTTCCAAGAGCGACGAGCCCATGCCACGCGAGAAGATCAAGAAGAGCCACGAGTACGGAAGTGTGATCGCCAACAGCATCGTGACCGGCGAGCCGAAGGTGGTGTACGGCAACCTGCCCAACTTCGGCGCGATCCCGAACCTGCCCGACACGGCGATCGTCGAGACGCCGACGCTCGTTGATGCCAACGGGTGCCACCCCACGCGGGTGGACCCGCTGCCGCCACAGTTGGTCAACTACGTGACGCCGCACCTCATGCAGCACGAACTGTTCATCACCGCCGCGATGGAGGGCCGACGCGACGCGGTGTACCAGGCATGCTTCGCCGATCCGCTGACCGCGGCGACGTTGCCGATGGACAAGATCGTCGACATGTGCGACGAACTGATCACCGCGCACGGCGATCTGTTGCCCGACCTTGATCGCACGCCAAGCCGCACGCCCGGCAGTGGCAAGACGTTCATGCCTCCCACGCCCGAGGAACTGCGCGCGAGTTGGGACCAAGCCAAGCAGCACACGAGTGACGAGGACGTGCTCAGCCGCTGGCATTTGCTCGGCCCGGTCGAGGACGTCGAAGCAGTGCGAGACACTTATGCGGGAAATGGCAGGCTCGACGTGTCCGGCTGGGCGGCGGGCGAGGTTGCCGCGGGGAAAGAGCAGGTCATGGTTGGCGACACGCTGAAACTGCAGTGGAAGAGCAGGCCGGCTTTTGCTTACACCGAGTTCGACAGCGTTCATGCCCGGTCGGCCCGCATCCGAACCGCCGCCGGCGAGAACTGCGTGATCTGGATCAACGGCACGCAGGTTCACGACGAAGGCGGCCGGGCCCAGATCGAGGCGGAACTCAGGCAGGGCACCAACTCGATGCTCATCCTGCTGCGGAACCCTGACCATTCGACCAAGCTCGCGGCGTTTCTCGAAAAGCCGAACTTCTGA
- a CDS encoding lysophospholipid acyltransferase family protein has translation MDQWTFQPASDLDESVTRRLGSVRREPGLFGWAVHALTASAAAGYMRLYHRLTVRGSEHLPDDPPAIIVANHTSHLDAAAITAALPRCLRREAFSLAADDYFFRTTFRSACAAIAINALPMRRGKAVRQALADLRRRMENGHCLLIVFPEGTRSRTGTLAEFKCGVGMLVAGLSVPIVPAWIDGAHRALPPGKRCPRPAKLEVRFGPTLDFAETPNKRDGWQHVADRCFDAVHQLSDAVN, from the coding sequence ATGGACCAGTGGACCTTCCAACCCGCGAGCGATCTGGACGAATCGGTGACCCGCCGGCTCGGCAGCGTGAGGCGTGAGCCGGGGCTGTTCGGCTGGGCGGTTCACGCACTCACCGCCTCGGCCGCGGCCGGTTACATGCGGCTTTACCACCGCCTGACCGTCCGGGGCTCCGAGCACCTGCCCGACGACCCGCCGGCGATCATCGTGGCCAACCACACCAGCCACCTCGACGCTGCGGCGATCACGGCGGCGCTGCCGCGATGCCTGCGGCGCGAGGCGTTTTCGCTTGCGGCGGACGACTATTTCTTTCGTACCACCTTCCGCTCGGCCTGCGCCGCGATCGCGATCAACGCCCTGCCGATGCGCCGTGGCAAGGCCGTTCGGCAGGCACTGGCCGACCTGCGTCGTCGAATGGAAAACGGCCACTGCCTGCTGATCGTTTTTCCCGAAGGCACGCGTAGCCGGACCGGAACGCTGGCGGAGTTCAAGTGCGGGGTCGGCATGCTCGTCGCCGGGCTGTCGGTGCCAATCGTGCCGGCGTGGATCGACGGAGCACACCGGGCTCTACCGCCGGGCAAGCGTTGCCCACGACCGGCAAAACTGGAGGTCCGATTCGGCCCCACGCTCGACTTCGCCGAGACGCCGAACAAACGGGACGGTTGGCAACACGTCGCCGACCGTTGCTTCGACGCCGTGCATCAGCTTTCAGACGCCGTGAACTGA
- a CDS encoding phosphatidate cytidylyltransferase: MTDRDVARLFDPRVLLGEPTTLWLLGGAVALLAIAPLAFLIAPKSLQPELWQRWRTWLVIAAVTLGPIALGAAATILSVAVLGLLCYREFARATGLFRNRLTSATVALAIGLTFFAAIDNYYAFFVALFPLSVGAIALAGVLPDRPDGFIQRTALATLAYGLFGSGLAHLAFFANNYDYRALLIWLLVATELNDIFAFTAGKVIGGRKFVPRTSPNKTLGGAVGAVVLTSATAMPLAMWVFAGTVAGQWYHALVLAVMISVLGQCGDLLLSSVKRDLGLKDLGTLLPGHGGLLDRCDSLVLVAPAVFHYIGYLHGIGGDETQRLFSAGLF, encoded by the coding sequence ATGACTGACCGCGACGTGGCCCGACTCTTCGATCCGCGGGTGTTGCTCGGCGAGCCGACGACGCTTTGGCTTCTGGGCGGTGCCGTCGCGCTGCTTGCGATCGCGCCGTTGGCTTTCCTGATCGCGCCCAAGTCCCTTCAACCGGAGTTGTGGCAACGGTGGCGAACCTGGCTCGTCATCGCGGCAGTCACCCTCGGGCCGATCGCGCTGGGGGCAGCCGCGACGATCCTCAGCGTGGCCGTGCTCGGCTTGCTCTGCTACCGCGAGTTCGCCCGGGCTACGGGGCTATTCCGCAACCGCCTGACCTCGGCGACGGTCGCCCTCGCGATCGGCCTGACTTTCTTCGCCGCCATCGACAACTACTACGCGTTCTTCGTCGCGTTGTTTCCGCTGAGCGTCGGGGCGATCGCGCTCGCCGGCGTCCTGCCCGATCGGCCCGACGGATTCATTCAACGCACCGCGCTGGCAACCCTCGCATACGGCCTGTTCGGCAGTGGCCTCGCACACCTGGCGTTCTTTGCCAACAACTACGACTACCGGGCGCTGCTGATCTGGCTACTCGTCGCGACCGAACTCAACGACATCTTCGCATTCACCGCCGGGAAGGTCATCGGCGGCCGTAAGTTCGTACCGCGGACAAGCCCGAACAAAACGCTCGGCGGTGCGGTCGGGGCCGTGGTACTAACGAGCGCGACCGCAATGCCGCTCGCCATGTGGGTTTTCGCCGGTACCGTCGCCGGGCAGTGGTATCACGCGCTGGTGCTCGCGGTGATGATCTCGGTGCTCGGGCAGTGCGGCGACCTGCTACTCAGCAGCGTAAAGCGTGACCTGGGATTGAAGGATTTGGGTACCCTGCTCCCGGGCCACGGAGGACTGCTGGACCGTTGCGACTCGCTTGTGCTGGTCGCCCCGGCGGTGTTCCACTACATCGGCTACCTGCACGGTATCGGCGGCGACGAAACGCAACGACTCTTCTCGGCCGGGCTCTTCTGA
- a CDS encoding CDP-alcohol phosphatidyltransferase family protein, with protein sequence MGYQVNDRRPIRSRKLGVFKTAATTLANAGVSANAISIFGMVAACAAGGLLATTVHVETVWQRACFCGAALLVQARLLSNLLDGMVAVESGTASATGELYNEVPDRVSDTAVLVGFGYAAGALWLGALAALAAISTAYIRALGKAAGLPSDFRGPMAKQQRMFLVTLVALSAVVAPGFVGAYALAWWVCLLIAVASAATSVRRLAGIAKGLQAMAASEASDD encoded by the coding sequence ATGGGCTATCAAGTCAACGACCGTCGGCCGATCCGCTCGCGCAAGCTCGGCGTCTTCAAGACCGCAGCGACGACGCTGGCCAATGCCGGCGTTTCGGCGAACGCGATTTCGATCTTCGGCATGGTCGCCGCCTGCGCCGCCGGCGGGCTGCTCGCAACGACCGTCCATGTCGAAACCGTCTGGCAGCGGGCCTGCTTCTGTGGTGCGGCGTTACTCGTGCAAGCGCGACTCCTGTCTAACTTGCTCGACGGCATGGTCGCGGTCGAGTCCGGCACCGCCAGCGCGACCGGCGAACTCTACAACGAGGTGCCCGACCGCGTCAGCGACACGGCCGTGCTCGTCGGTTTCGGATATGCCGCCGGCGCGCTTTGGCTCGGCGCGCTTGCAGCGTTGGCGGCGATCTCGACGGCGTACATCCGCGCGCTCGGAAAAGCTGCGGGCTTGCCGTCGGACTTTCGCGGCCCGATGGCCAAGCAGCAACGCATGTTCCTCGTGACGCTCGTCGCACTGAGTGCCGTCGTCGCACCGGGATTCGTGGGGGCGTATGCCTTGGCCTGGTGGGTCTGCCTGCTCATCGCGGTCGCGTCAGCGGCGACCTCGGTCCGGCGTTTGGCCGGCATCGCCAAAGGGTTGCAGGCCATGGCAGCGAGTGAGGCGTCCGATGACTGA
- a CDS encoding response regulator transcription factor has product MTAPSAADGKLVLIVDDERDLVELVTHNLNRNGYRTIAASDGRSALAMARSEQPDLIVLDVMMPNLDGHEVARRLKAEPSTATIPIIMLTAKAEETDEIVGLKIGADDYVTKPFSMKVLMARMESVLRRGGTDAGSENESQLKAGPLLIDHAKHEVFVNERQVKLTLTEFKLLAALVEAGGRVLSRDRLMDKAMGTDVFVTDRAIDVHVTAIRKKLGDASWLVHTVRGVGYRLQDSSEDAG; this is encoded by the coding sequence ATGACCGCCCCCTCCGCCGCCGACGGTAAGCTCGTGCTGATCGTCGATGATGAACGCGATCTCGTCGAGCTCGTCACTCACAATCTGAATCGCAACGGTTACCGGACGATCGCGGCCAGCGACGGTCGGTCAGCGCTGGCCATGGCCCGGAGCGAACAGCCCGACCTGATCGTGCTCGACGTGATGATGCCCAACCTCGACGGTCACGAGGTCGCCCGCCGGCTCAAGGCCGAACCCAGCACGGCGACCATTCCGATCATCATGCTCACCGCCAAGGCCGAGGAAACCGACGAGATCGTCGGCTTGAAGATCGGTGCCGACGACTACGTCACCAAACCCTTCAGCATGAAGGTGCTCATGGCTCGCATGGAGTCCGTCCTGCGCCGCGGCGGCACCGACGCGGGTTCCGAAAACGAAAGCCAGCTCAAGGCCGGCCCACTGCTCATCGACCACGCCAAGCACGAGGTGTTCGTCAACGAACGCCAGGTCAAGCTCACGCTCACAGAGTTCAAACTACTCGCGGCATTGGTCGAAGCCGGCGGTCGGGTGCTCAGCCGCGACCGGCTCATGGACAAGGCCATGGGCACCGACGTCTTCGTCACCGACCGCGCGATCGACGTGCATGTCACCGCGATCCGAAAGAAACTCGGCGACGCGAGTTGGCTGGTCCACACCGTCCGCGGCGTTGGCTATCGTCTGCAGGACAGCTCCGAAGACGCGGGCTGA
- a CDS encoding DUF971 domain-containing protein translates to MAEPTPTKLKLQKDQALEIAWSDGSSDRWTISQLRTQCPCALCREHRTSESAKPASRLAILPGNFSGELTVERAERVGNYALRLYFSDGHASGIFSWSYLFGLRGLG, encoded by the coding sequence GTGGCCGAACCGACCCCGACCAAGCTCAAGCTCCAGAAGGACCAGGCGTTGGAAATCGCCTGGTCTGACGGCTCATCGGACCGGTGGACGATCTCTCAACTTCGCACGCAATGTCCGTGTGCCCTCTGTCGTGAGCATCGCACGAGTGAATCGGCGAAGCCTGCCAGCCGGTTGGCGATTCTGCCGGGCAACTTTTCGGGCGAGCTGACCGTCGAACGGGCCGAGCGGGTCGGGAACTACGCGCTGCGGCTGTATTTCAGCGACGGCCACGCCAGCGGCATCTTCTCATGGTCCTACTTGTTCGGCCTGCGCGGGCTGGGTTGA